In Aquincola tertiaricarbonis, the genomic stretch CCGGATTGCCCTTGGGCGCAGGCATGCGGGTGATGACGGCTTCGAGGATCTCGTCGATGCCCATGCCGGTCTTGGCCGAGCAGGGAATGGCGTCGGTCGCGTCGATGCCGATCACGTCCTCGATCTCGGCCTTGGCGTTGTCGGGGTCGGCCGACGGCAGGTCCATCTTGTTGAGGACCGGCACCACCTCCACGCCCAGGTCGAGCGCGGTGTAGCAGTTGGCCACCGTCTGCGCTTCGACGCCCTGGGATGCATCGACCACCAGCAGCGCGCCTTCGCAGGCGGACAGCGAACGGCTGACTTCATACGAGAAGTCGACGTGCCCCGGCGTGTCGATCAGGTTGAGGTTGTACACACGGCCGTCGCGGGCCTTGTACTGCAATGCGGCGGTCTGCGCCTTGATGGTGATGCCCCGCTCGCGCTCGATGTCCATCGAGTCGAGCACCTGCGCTTCCATCTCGCGGTCGCTCAGCCCCCCACAGCGCTGGATGATGCGGTCGGCCAGCGTGCTCTTGCCGTGGTCGATGTGGGCAATGATGGAGAAATTGCGGATGTGGTCCATGGACACGAAGTTGGCTGCTGCTGTCACGGCAAAGGCCTGCCGTGCGGGCGCCGGGCGCCGAGCCGCACATAAAAAAAAGGCACGTCCAAAGAGGAGACGCGCCTTCCAACAAAACGTATGGCAACTGCTTGTTGGGCCTTCATTGTAGCCAAAAGGACTTGGCTGGAAACCGCGCCGTTGCTGGATTTCTTCGTTGCAGGTCGCCAACAGCGCAATTCTGTACACAGCTTATCCACAGGTGGCTGTGGATGTTCTGGGGACAGAACGGGAACCTTGGACTTGTGCGCGGAACGGCCGCCAAAGCGGCTCAACAACAATGCATTGTAGCTGTCGCGGGCAGCAATCCCGGCCGCTTTGCGGGGTGAAAGTCAGCGAGTACTAACTGCCGGATGCCCGTGTCCAACCTGCCGGCGCCGGGGTTTTTCCGCATCCCGGAAAGCCCCGCCGCCGCCGTCGGATGTCGGGTTCATTTGCTCGGCCGGATCACTGCGTAGTTCGTCCACTCGCCACGGCGCACCAGCACGCTGACCGGCTTGGTGCGGTCGAGCTTGGCTACCGCGGCATTGAACTGCCTGGCGTCCACCACCTCGACGTTGTCCACCGACAGGATGACATCGCCTTCACGCAAGCCGGCCCGGGCCGCGGCACCTTCGGCCAGCTCCACCCGCACGCCGCCACGCACCTTCAACTCCTTGCGCTGCGCCTCGGTCAGGTCGGACACCGTCAGGCCGATGGCCGTCTTCGGCGCCGAAGCCGGCGACTCGGCCTTGGCCACGCGGCGCGCCTGATCAGGCTCCAGCTCGGCCACGGTCACCGCCAGGTCGCGCGTGGCGCCGCGGCGGTACACCTGCAGCGTCGCCTTGGCGCCTGGCTTGGTGTTGCCGATGATGCGCGGCAGGTCGCCGGACTTGTCGACGGTGCGGCCGTCCACCTTGGTGATGATGTCGCCCGCCTCGATGCCGGCCTTCTGCGCCGGGCCGCCCTCTTCCACGCCCTGCACCAGCGCGCCGGCCGGCTTGCCCAGACCGATGGACTCGGCCACGTCCTTGGTGACGGGCGCGATGGTCACGCCAATGCGGCCCCGCACCACGCGGCCGGTGGCGCGCAGCTGGTCGGCCACGCGCATCGCTTCGTCGATGGGAATGGCGAAGGAGATGCCGGCGAACATGCCCGAGCGGCTGTAGATCTGCGAGTTGATGCCCACCACCTCACCGCGCAGATTGAGCAGCGGGCCGCCCGAGTTGCCGGGGTTGATCGCGACGTCGGTCTGGATCAGCGGCAGGTAGTCGCCGGTGTCGCGCTGCTTGGCGCTGACGATGCCGGCGGTCACGGTGTTCTCGAGGCCGAAGGGCGAGCCGATGGCCATCACCCATTCGCCCACCTTCAGCTTGTTCACGTCGCCGGTCTTGACGAAGGGAAAGCCGGTGCCGTCGATCTTGACCACGGCCACGTCGGTGCGCTTGTCGGAGCCGATGATCTTGGCCTTGAACTCGCGCTGGTCGGTCAGCGTGACGATGACCTCGTCGGCGCCTTCCACCACGTGGGCATTGGTCATCACGAAGCCGTCGGCGCTCAGGATGAAGCCCGAGCCCACGCCACGCTGCTGCGGTGCGGATTCTTCATCGGGCGCGGTGGGCGGGCCGTTGCGGCGCGGCGTGTTGGGCAGCGGGATGCCGAAGCGCCGGAAGAACTCGCGCATCTGGTCGTCCATCTCGCCGCCGCCCTGGGCGCTGCGCACCCGCTCGGTGGTGCGGATGTTCACCACGGTCGGGCTCATGCGCTCGGCCAGTTCGGTGAAGTCGGGCAGCTCCCGCGCCTGCGCCTGGCCGACGGCGGGCACACCCGCCAGCGACAGCGCACACAGGCCCGCCGCAACAGCCGCACGCCAGTCAGGCCTGCGGACGGCAATGTTCAATCCCATGAAGACTCCCGAACTCGTTGTCTTGGTCTGCGGTTCAACGGCGCTCCAGCGCCTTGCCGAACTTCTTGAGCGTGGCCAGCGGCACGTCGCCCATCGCGGTGACCCACCAGTCGCCATGACGCTCCATCAGCGTGTGGGTGGCGCCGATCGAGGTTTCGACGGCCTGGCGGTGCCGCTCCGCACTGTAGGGCTCGATGAATACCGACACATGGGTGAGGCCGTCGGAGTACACCGCCTGCAGCATGTCGGCCGGGCCGGCGGCCTGGTCGTTCGGGCTGGCCGCGTCCAGCGAGCGCTTGACGCAACGGATCTGCCGGAAGCCCTTGACCGGGCTCTTGAGCTGCCAGCCTTCGGCTTCCAGCCTGGCCGGCGTCAGCACCGGCTTGAGCACACGGTAGCCGTCCAGCATCTTCATCGCCTTCAGCACCGCGTCGGGCTGCGGCTTGACGCCGATGGTCACGTCGGTGAAGGCGGCGCTTTCCAGCACGCGGCCATCGCCGCCGATCACATCGGTTCGCAGCAGCAGGCCGGTGGCCTTGTCGGCCCACAGCCGCTGCGCAAAGCGCTCCGTGTCGCGCGGGCGCAGCAGGAACACCGCGGTGTCGTGGCCGGCGATGCGGTCATCGCCCTCCGGCACCAGTTCGTAGCGGTCGAAGATCTGTTCTTCGCTGGACTTCAGCAGCGAAGGGAACGGCGCCAGCGGGTCGCGCTGCTCCACCGAAGCCAGGCGGCTGCCCGGCCACAGCGTCTGCACCACCTCGTTGTGGCGCAGCACCTGGCGGCGCTCGCCGTCCAGGCCGTCGATGCGCTCGTAGGTGTGCGGCCCTTCGCAGTAGTGCGCGATGCGCGAGCTGGTGACGGCACCGCCGGCAGTAACCACCATGGTGCCCTGGTAGTTGCGCTGGCTGGCGGCGCCGTGGATGCGGGCCAGCCAGGCACGGGCATCGGTGGCCGGCGCCGTGGGTGCGCTGGCCGTTGCGGCGGCCGCCCAGGCGGAGCCGCCGGCCGCGGTGGTCAGCAGGACGAGAGCGGAGTTGACGACTCGACGGCGAACCACGGACACGCTCAGCGCTCAGATCCGGCCGGTGCCGCGACGCGCACCGACACCGCCGGCATCGCCAGCACCGAACTGCTTCCGTACTGCTTGTGCGCCGCCAGGTACCGGTCCAGCCGGGCATCACGGATGAGGCGGCCGTTGGCCACCGGCACCGACACCGGCACGGCCGTCGCCTGCGCAGGCGGCAGCGTGGCCACCACCGGCTGGATGCCGGCCGTGGCCGGCGCACCCGCGATCACAGCGCCACCCGGCGCAGTGCCCGGCACCTCCGCCACGCGAGTGACCACCAGCACGCCGGCCACGGCCATGAAACCGGCGGCCACCGCCGTGGGCGCGGCCCAGGCGCGGCGCCAGAAGCTGCGGCGGCCGGTGCCGGCCCGGCCCGCGGGACCGCCGTTGGCCGCCCGGCGCGGCGCCGCCAGCGGCTGCGGCAGTTCGATCTGCGGCGCCTGCTGCGGTGCGAGGACCACGGGCTCCGCCGCCAGACGGGTGCGCAACGCCGCCAGGAAGGCTTCGTCGCGCTGCGGGCGGTGGGCCAGGTCCTCGGAGCGCAGCACGTCACCGATCAGGTGGTACGCGTACCAGTCGGCCCGCGACTGGCCATCCTCTCGCCACGCGGCGCAGGCGCGCGCCACCGCGCCGTCATCCGCGGCGCCGTCCATCAAATCCGACAACGCCTGCCGACGTGTCTGTTGATCCAGCCGATCCACCATTTCCGACTCCAGTGTGCTGTCGTGGGGGCGCGCTACCAGCGCTCGCCCTCGCGGGTGCCCAACAGCGGGCGAAGACGTTCCGCAATCGCCTCGCGCGCCCGGAAAATCCGCGAACGCACCGTGCCGATCGGGCAGTTCATCACTTCAGCGATTTCCTCGTAGCTCAGACCTTCGATCTCGCGCAGGGTGATCGCCTGGCGCAAGTCTTCAGACAAAGCTTCGATGGCTCCGTTCACCGTGGCGGCAATTTCTTTCGTCGCCAGCACGGCTTCCGGGGTCTCGCCATCGCTTAGTTCGTTCTCGACGCGCGAAGTTTCGTCCTCGTCTTCCCGACCTGACAGCGCATTTTCGGAGACCAGCGGATCCCGCTTCAGATCGACCAGCGCCTTCTTGGCGGTGTTGACCGCGATGCGGTACAGCCAGGTGTAGAAAGCGCTGTCGCCGCGGAACTGCGGGATGGCCCGGTAGGCCCGGATGAAGGTTTCCTGCGCGATGTCGGGCACTAGGTCCACATCGCGCACCATGCGGCCGATCAGCCGCTCGATGCGCCGTTGGTACTTCACCACCAGCATCTCGAACGCCTTGACATCGCCGTTCTTCACACGGTCGATCAAGAGGGCGTCGGCGTCCGCTGCGTTGGTCATTCAGGCTCTTGGGTGGCCTACATCCGCAGCGCGGAAGGGGTCCGGGGTTCAGGGCGGCGGGAATATACCGCAGTGCGCAATCCGTGCCAGCCCGCACGGGCGCCAGCCCGGGATACTGGCAAATGGGCGGCCCGCCCGCCGCGGCGACCGGACGGCATGAAGTGCAGCAAGATCCAGGGGCCGAGGTCGATGACCACCGCCACCTGACCGTTGCTGCCGCCCCAGTGCCATTCGGCGCCGTCCCAGGCCAGCACACCGGCAGGTGCCGGCAGCAGGCGATGGGAAAGGCCGGCACCGGCCAGACCCGCCATCCCGGCCATCACCGCGACGACGAGCACCGGCAGCTCGGCCATCAGGCCCAGCCAGGCTGCCAGCACCGCGGCAGCCGCCGCACAGCTGACCGCCGCGGCGATGCGCCAGCCCAGGTCATCACCCACGACGACCTGCACCGCGGGTGCCGATCGCATGGTGGGCGCGCCGCAGTGCCGGCGCCGTCAGGCGCGACGGAAGACCAGCGTGCCGTTGGTGCCGCCGAAACCGAAGTTGTTCTTCACCGCGACGTCGATCTTCATTTCCCGAGCTTCGTTCGGGCAGTAGTCGAGGTCACACTCCGGATCGGGGTCGACGAGGTTGATCGTCGGCGGCACCACCTGGTGGTGCAGTGACAGCACGGTGAACACCGATTCGATGCCACCGGCGCCGCCCAGCAGGTGACCGGTCATCGACTTGGTGGAGCTGACCACCAGCTTGGACGCGTGATCGCCGAACGCCTTCTTGATGGCATTGGTCTCGTTCACGTCGCCCAGCGGCGTGGACGTGCCGTGCGCATTCAGGTACTGCACCGCCGAAGGATCGATCCGCGCATTGCGCAGCGCCGCCAGCATCGACCGCTTGGGGCCGTCGACGTTGGGCGCGGTCATGTGGAACGCGTCCGCTCCCATGCCGTAACCGATCAGCTCGGCGTAGATCTTGGCACCGCGGGCCTTGGCGTGCTCGTACTCCTCGAGCACCAGCGCGCCGGCGCCCTCGCCCAGCACGAAGCCGTCACGGCCCTTGTCCCAGGGGCGGGACGCGGCGGTGGGGTCATCGTTGCGGGTGGACAGCGCACGCGCAGCGGCAAAGCCACCGATGCCCAGCGGGGACACCGTGGATTCGGCACCGCCGGCCACCATCACGTCCACGTCGCCGTACTCGATCAGGCGAGCTGCCTCGCCGATGCAGTGCAGGCCGGTGGTGCAGGCGGTGACGATCGCCAGGTTCGGGCCGGTGAAGCCGTACTTGATGGACACATGCCCCGAGATCATGTTGATGATCGATGCGGGCACGAAGAACGGGGAAATCCGGCGCGGGCCGCGTTCGGTGTAGTCCTGATGGGTCTGCTCGATCATCGGCAAGCCACCGATGCCCGAACCCACCAACACCCCGATGCGCTCGGCCGTCTGCTCGTCGAGCGCTTCCCCGGTGGGAATACCCGAGTCCTGCACGGCCTGCATGGAGGCGGCCATCCCGTAGTGGATGAACGTGTCCATGTGCCGGGCTTCCTTGCCGGGGATGTAATCCTCGATGTTGAAGCCCTTGACCTCACCCGCGAAGCGGCAGGCCATGGCCGACGCATCGAACTTGGTGATGTTGGCGATGCCCGAACGGCCGGCCACCAGGTTGGCCCACCCTTCGGCCACGCTGTTGCCCACCGGGCTGACCAGCCCCAGGCCCGTGACGACGACGCGACGACGAGTCATGGAAACCGACTCAGGCCTTCTGGTGATTGACCGCGTAGTCGATCGCCAGCTGCACCGTGGTGATCTTCTCGGCCTCTTCGTCGGGGATTTCGATGCCGAACTCGTCTTCGAGGGCCATCACCAGTTCGACCGTGTCGAGCGAGTCGGCACCCAGGTCGGCCACGAAGGCCTTTTCGTTGGTGACGTCCGACTCGGGCACGCCGAGTTGTTCGGCAATGATCTTCTTGACACGGGCTTCGATATCGCTCATTCGCTCCTCCTGGAACATACAAAACGGCCCGGAGTTTACGCGCCCTGCAGGCGGGGCCTGCGGGGGGCGTCCGGTCGGGCCGACCCGGTCCATCAGTTCATGTACATGCCGCCGTTGACATGCAGCTCGCTGCCGGTGATGTAGCCGGCCGCGGGGGACGCCAGGAACACGACCGCATCGGCCACTTCCTGCACCTCGCCCAGCCGACCCAGCGGAATCTGGGACAGCAGTGCGGTCTTCTGCGCTTCGGGCAGCACTTCGGTCATGTCGGTGGCAATGAAGCCGGGCGCGACGCAGTTCACGGTGATGCCGCGGCTGCCCAGCTCACGAGCCAGGGCACGCGTCATGCCAGCCACGCCGGCCTTGGCGGCGGCATAGTTGGCCTGGCCGGCATTGCCGGACGCGCCCACCACCGAAGTGATGTTGACGATGCGGCCGTAACGCTGCTTCATCATCGTGCGCATCACGGCACGGCTGGTGCGGAACACGGCCTTGAGGTTGGTGTCCAGCACCGCGTCCCAGTCCTCGTCCTTCATGCGCATGGCCAGCGTGTCACGCGTGATGCCCGCGTTGTTGACGAGGATGTGCAGGCCACCGAATTCCTTGGTCAGCGCGTCGATGGCCGCTTCCACGGCCGCCGCGTCGTTGACGTTCAGCGCAATGCCTCGGCCGCCATGCGGCGCCAGTGCTTCGGTGATGGCGGCAGCGCCGGACTCGGTGGTGGCGGTGCCGATCACCTTGACGCCCTGGGCAGCCAGCGCGCTGGCGATACCGCGGCCGATGCCGCGCGACGCGCCGGTCACCAGCGCCACCTGTTCGTTGAAGCTCTTCATGCCACCAGCCTCTTGGCCTCTTCCAGCGACGCGGGGTCGAACACGGTGGTGGACTGCACCTCCGGCTCAATGCGCTTGACCATGCCGGCCAGCACCTTGCCCGGACCGCATTCGATGATGACCTGGGCGCCTTGGGCGCGCAGCGCCTGCACCACCTCCACCCAGCGCACGGGGCCGAAGGCCTGCTCGTACAGCGCCTGGCGGATGGCCTGCGGGTCGGTTTCGATGGCCACGCGGATGTTGTTGACCACCGGCATCTGCGGCGCCAGCAGCGGCGTGGCCGCCAGGCGCTCCTTCAGCCGTTCAGCCGCCGGCTTCATCAGGCTGGAGTGGAACGGCGCCGACACCGGCAACGGCAGCGCGCGCTTGGCGCCCTTGGCCTTGAGCACTTCGCAGCCCTTCTCGACACCGGCCTTGGTGCCGGCGATCACGGTCTGCTTGGGATCGTTGAAATTGACGGCTTCCACCACCTCGCCGCTGGCCTGCGCGGCCTCGGCACAGCCCTCGCGCACGGCGGCGGCGTCCAGGCCCAGGATGGCGGCCATGGCGCCGGTGCCCACCGGCACGGCTTCCTGCATGGCCTGCGCGCGGAAACGCACCAGCGGCAGCGCATCGGCCAGCGTCAGCGCACCAGCGGCTACCAGCGCGCTGTACTCGCCCAGCGAATGGCCGGCCACCCACGCGGGCTTCAGGCCGGTTTCAGCCAGCCAGGCGCGGTAGCAGGCAATGCCTGCCACCAGCATCACCGGCTGGGTGTTGGTGGTGAGGTCGAGCTGTTCCTTGGGGCCGGCCTGGATCAGGCGGGCGATGTCCTCGCCCAGCGCCGCGGAGGCTTCTTCCAGCGTCTGGCGCACGGCGGGGTGGTCGCCCCAGGCGTCGAGCATGCCGACGGCCTGCGAGCCCTGGCCAGGAAAGACGAACGCAAACGATGTCATCGCGTGACTCTCGAAAGATGGAGGCGGCGGTGCTCAGAAATCGAGCAGCACGGCGCCCCAGGTGAAACCACCGCCGACGCCTTCCAGCATCAGGGTGTCGCCGCGGCGGATGCGGCCGGAACGCACGGCGCTGTCCAGCGCCAGCGGAATGGACGCAGCGGACGTGTTGCCATGCTCGTCGACGGTGACGATGACCTTGTCGGCGCTGAGCTTCAGCTTGCGCGCCGTGCTCTGCATGATGCGGATGTTGGCCTGGTGCGGGATCAGGAAGTCGATGTCGGACGCCTCGCGGCCGGCCTTGGCCAGCACCGAGCGGGCCACGTCTTCCAGCACACCGACGGCCAGCTTGAACACCGCCGGACCGTCCATCTTGAGCAGCGGATCGCCCAGGATCGCCCCACCCGACACATGGCCCGGGGTGCAGAGGATGTCCAGGTGGCGGCCATCGGCATGCAGCTCGCTGGCCACCAGGCCGGGCTCGTTGCTGGCTTCCAGCACCACGGCGCCGGCGCCGTCACCGAACAGCACGCAGGTGGTGCGGTCGTTGAAATCGAGGATGCGCGAGAACACCTCGGAACCCACGACCAGCGCCTTGCGGGCCGCACCGGTGCGGATCATCGAATCCGCCACCGTCAGCGCATAGACGAAGCCCGAGCACACCGCCTGCACGTCGAAGGCCGGGCAGCCATGCACGCCCAGCTTGTTCTGCAGGATGGTGGCGGTGGAGGGGAACACCATGTCCGGCGTGGACGTGGCGACGATGATCAGGTCGATGTCGGCCGCGGTGCAGCCGGCTGATTGCAGCGCCGCCAGCGAGGCATGCAGCGCCAGATCGCTGGCGGCCACCTCGGGCTCGGCGAAGTGGCGCGCCCGGATGCCGGTGCGCTCGACGATCCAGGCGTCGGAGGTTTCCAGACCCCGCTGCGCCAGCTGGGCCGCCAGGTCGTCGTTGGTGACGCGCCGCGGCGGCAGGTAGCTGCCGGTGCCGGCGATGCGGGAATACCGAGGTGTGGATGAATTCATGCGGCTTGGACGGTGTCGTCGGCACCGCCGGCGACCGGCTGGGCATTCAACGCCTGCAGCGTGTCGAGGATGCGGTCGTGGACCCGGTCCAGCAGTCGGTTGCGGGCGGCATCATACGCCCGGGTGAGGGCCTGCTCGAAACCGAAGGCATCGGCCGAGCCGTGGCTCTTGAAGACCAGGCCACGCAGGCCCAGCAGCGCGGCACCGTTCAGCCGGCGCGGGTCGACGCGGGTCTTGAAGTGGCGCAGCACCGGCAGCGCGATCAGCGCCGCGAACTTGGCAAAGGGTGTGCGGGTAAATTCCTGGCGGATCATGTCGCCCAGCATCGAGGCCAGGCCTTCGGCCGTCTTCAGCGCCACGTTGCCGACGAAACCGTCGCAGACGACGATGTCGGTCGTGCCCTTGAAGATGTCGTCACCCTCCACGTTGCCGTGGAAATGCAGGTGGCCACGGGCCGCCGCCTCGCGCAGCAGCTCGCCGGCACGCTTGATGGTATCGCTGCCCTTGATGACTTCTTCGCCGATGTTGAGCAGGCCCACGCTGGGGTCGGCCTTACCGCTGACGGCACCGACCAGCGCACTGCCCATCACCGCGAACTGCAGCAGGTGCTCGGCGCTGCAGTCCACATTGGCACCCAGGTCGAGCACGGTGGTGAAGCCGTCGAGCCGATTGGGCATGACCGTGGCGATCGCCGGGCGGTCGATGCCGTCCAGCGTCTTCAGCACGTAGCGGGCGACCGCCATCAGGGCGCCGGTGTTGCCGGCCGACACGCAGACGTGCGCCAACGGCTCCGCACCCTCACCGGATGCCTTGAGCTGGTTGATGGCCACACGCATCGACGAGTCGCGCTTGCGACGCAACGCCACCTCGACGGTGTCGTCCATCAGCACGGTTTCGCTCGCGTGCACGCAGGTGACGCGCGGCCACGAGGCCGCAGGCGCCAATGCCTCGGGTGTACCTACCAGCACCAACTCCGCCTGCGGATGCGCCGCAAGAAAAGCCTGGCAGGCCGGCAGGGTGACGCTGGGACCATGGTCGCCGCCCATGCAATCGACGGCGACTCGCACGCGCGACAGTGGCGTCAGGGCGGATTGGGACAAGGACATCGCCGGCTGGGCAGTGGGACCGGGTGGCAGCCGCATGCGCCGGGCGCAGCTACAGCCACACTGCCGACGCCGCGACGCGCGCGCCGGCCACCGAAGCCAAGACGCCGGACATGCAAGGCACGCCCGGCACCGCCATCATCAGGTGTCCGACTTGGTGCGCAGCACCTTGCGGCCACGGTAGAAGCCGGTCGGGCTGATGTGGTGACGCATGTGCGTTTCACCGGTGGTGGGCTCGATCGCGATGCCCGGCACGGGCAGCGCGTTGTGCGAACGGTGCATGCCCCGCTTCGAGGGCGACTTCTTGTTTTGCTGGACGGCCATGAGGTTCTCCTGGTGGCGCCAGCAAGTTACGGGCGGCGCCTTCGCGAAAAGCCGATGATCATAGCACGACCCGCGGGGGCCGTCACTCTGGCTTGTTGCCGCGCTTGAGCTGGGCCAGCGCGGCGAAGGGATTCACCTTCTCCTGCGGCGGCAGTTCCTCGGCCGAAGGTTCGGCCACCATCGGCAGCGGATCGGGGCATTGGTCGTGGCTGGGCACCAGCGGCAGCGCCAGCAGCACCTCGTCCTCCACCAGCTCCTGCAGGTCGAGCCAGCGCGGCAGCGCCAGCACGTCGTCGTCGCTGTCGGCGTCCAGCTGGGCGGCAAGTTGCTCGTCGCCCACGAAGCGCAGCCACTGGTCGACTTCCACAGGAATGGCCACCGGCGCCAGGCAGCGCTGGCATTCGCGCGGCACCTGGGCCTGCGCCTGCAGGTGCAGCCAGACCTGGGGCTCGCCGCCCTTGACCGGCCGTCGCTCGCCGTGGGCAGACCAGTGGACGTCTGGCAGCGGCGCGCCGTCATCCGTGGCGGGCGCATCCTCGGCCACACGGGCCAGCTCGCTCAGCGGCCAGCGGCCGGACAGTTCAGCGCCCTGCGCCGCAAAAGCCGCCACATCCAGGCGGCGGGGATCATGTTCTCCGGGCTTCATGCAGCCAGTGTAGACCGGGGTCCGCACGGGGCCGATGGGACAATGGCCGCATGGACGAACCCCGCCCCGCCCTCATCCTGGGCTCCACCTCCCCATACCGCCGCGAGCTGCTGGAACGGCTGCGGCAGCCCTTCTCGGTGATACGGCCCGACGTCGACGAAACGCCCGCAGACGGCGAAGCACCCGATGCGCTGGCGATGCGCCTCGCCCTGGCCAAGGCACGCGCCGCCGCAGCCACCGCCCGCACGCAACATGCCGACGCCATCGTCATCGGCTCCGACCAGGTGGCCGACCTGGACGGCCAGCCGCTGGGCAAGCCCGGCACCCATGAACGCGCCACGCAGCAGCTGCAGCAGATGCGCGGCCGCACGGTGCGCTTTCACACCGCCGTGAGCGTGCTGCGCCCGAGCACGGGCTTCGAGCGCACGCTGATGGCCACGGTGACGGCGCGCTTCCGCCCGTTGCAGGACGAAGAGATCGCGCGCTACCTGGCGGCCGAGCAGCCCTACGACTGCGCCGGCAGCGCCAAGGCCGAGGCGCTGGGCATCACGCTGCTGGAGGCCATCGAGTCCGACGACCCCACCGCGCTGATCGGCCTGCCGCTGATCCGCACCTGCGCCCTGCTGCGCGAAGCCGGACTGCCGCTGCCATGACGGGCACCTTGTACCTGGTGCCCAACACGCTGGACTTCGGCACCGGCGATGCCCAGCAGCCGCCCGACATCGAAAACACGCTGCCGCTGGGTGCGCTGAAGGTGGCGGCCGCCCTGCCCCACTGGGTGGCCGAGAACGCCAAGACGACGCGCAGCTTCCTCAAGCGCGTGGGCCAGCGGGTGCCGCTGAGCCGGCCGCTGCAGGAGATCGGCATCGTGGAACTGCCGCGCCCGCCCAAGGGGGGCGCGGCCGTGGCCGCACCCAACCTGGCGCCGCTGCTGGCACCGGCCTTGGCCGGGCATGACCTGGGGTTGATTTCGGAGGCCGGCCTGCCGGCCGTGGCCGACCCCGGCGCCTTGCTCGTGGCGGCGGCGCATGCGGCCGGCGTGCCCGTGCGGCCGCTGTCGGGCCCCACGTCGCTGCTGCTGGCGCTGTCGGCCAGCGGGCTCAATGGCCAGAGCTTCGCGTTCGTCGGCTACCTGCCGGTGGAAGCCGGCGCGCGCATCGCCCGGCTGCGTGAGCTGGAAGCCGTGTCGCGCAAGCAGCAGCAGACGCAGCTGATGATCGAAACGCCTTACCGCAACGGCGCCTTGCTGGCGGCCATGCTGCAGGCGCTGTCGGCCGGCACGCGGGTGTCGATCAGCGTCGGGCTGACACTGGAAGGCGGCTGGACGCGCACGATGACGGTGGCCGACTGGAAGCGGCAGGCGGTGAGCCTGCCGGATCGGATTCCGGCGGTGTTCTGCCTTCTGGCCTGACGTTGGCCCCCAAGCTCGCGGTGCTCGCGGCCCCCCAGGGGGGCGCAGGTTCCTTGGGGCGGCCCGGCGGAACCTGACGTTGCCGCCGAACGGTAGGCGTCTTGGTCAGGCCTTCTGGCCGCCGCCCAGCAAGGCCGCCACCTTGCGCTTGGTGCGGATGTTGGGCGTCAGGCCCCGCACCGCGGGCACGG encodes the following:
- a CDS encoding DegQ family serine endoprotease, which translates into the protein MGLNIAVRRPDWRAAVAAGLCALSLAGVPAVGQAQARELPDFTELAERMSPTVVNIRTTERVRSAQGGGEMDDQMREFFRRFGIPLPNTPRRNGPPTAPDEESAPQQRGVGSGFILSADGFVMTNAHVVEGADEVIVTLTDQREFKAKIIGSDKRTDVAVVKIDGTGFPFVKTGDVNKLKVGEWVMAIGSPFGLENTVTAGIVSAKQRDTGDYLPLIQTDVAINPGNSGGPLLNLRGEVVGINSQIYSRSGMFAGISFAIPIDEAMRVADQLRATGRVVRGRIGVTIAPVTKDVAESIGLGKPAGALVQGVEEGGPAQKAGIEAGDIITKVDGRTVDKSGDLPRIIGNTKPGAKATLQVYRRGATRDLAVTVAELEPDQARRVAKAESPASAPKTAIGLTVSDLTEAQRKELKVRGGVRVELAEGAAARAGLREGDVILSVDNVEVVDARQFNAAVAKLDRTKPVSVLVRRGEWTNYAVIRPSK
- a CDS encoding MucB/RseB C-terminal domain-containing protein produces the protein MVRRRVVNSALVLLTTAAGGSAWAAAATASAPTAPATDARAWLARIHGAASQRNYQGTMVVTAGGAVTSSRIAHYCEGPHTYERIDGLDGERRQVLRHNEVVQTLWPGSRLASVEQRDPLAPFPSLLKSSEEQIFDRYELVPEGDDRIAGHDTAVFLLRPRDTERFAQRLWADKATGLLLRTDVIGGDGRVLESAAFTDVTIGVKPQPDAVLKAMKMLDGYRVLKPVLTPARLEAEGWQLKSPVKGFRQIRCVKRSLDAASPNDQAAGPADMLQAVYSDGLTHVSVFIEPYSAERHRQAVETSIGATHTLMERHGDWWVTAMGDVPLATLKKFGKALERR
- a CDS encoding sigma-E factor negative regulatory protein; this translates as MVDRLDQQTRRQALSDLMDGAADDGAVARACAAWREDGQSRADWYAYHLIGDVLRSEDLAHRPQRDEAFLAALRTRLAAEPVVLAPQQAPQIELPQPLAAPRRAANGGPAGRAGTGRRSFWRRAWAAPTAVAAGFMAVAGVLVVTRVAEVPGTAPGGAVIAGAPATAGIQPVVATLPPAQATAVPVSVPVANGRLIRDARLDRYLAAHKQYGSSSVLAMPAVSVRVAAPAGSER
- the rpoE gene encoding RNA polymerase sigma factor RpoE, translated to MTNAADADALLIDRVKNGDVKAFEMLVVKYQRRIERLIGRMVRDVDLVPDIAQETFIRAYRAIPQFRGDSAFYTWLYRIAVNTAKKALVDLKRDPLVSENALSGREDEDETSRVENELSDGETPEAVLATKEIAATVNGAIEALSEDLRQAITLREIEGLSYEEIAEVMNCPIGTVRSRIFRAREAIAERLRPLLGTREGERW
- the fabF gene encoding beta-ketoacyl-ACP synthase II, translating into MTRRRVVVTGLGLVSPVGNSVAEGWANLVAGRSGIANITKFDASAMACRFAGEVKGFNIEDYIPGKEARHMDTFIHYGMAASMQAVQDSGIPTGEALDEQTAERIGVLVGSGIGGLPMIEQTHQDYTERGPRRISPFFVPASIINMISGHVSIKYGFTGPNLAIVTACTTGLHCIGEAARLIEYGDVDVMVAGGAESTVSPLGIGGFAAARALSTRNDDPTAASRPWDKGRDGFVLGEGAGALVLEEYEHAKARGAKIYAELIGYGMGADAFHMTAPNVDGPKRSMLAALRNARIDPSAVQYLNAHGTSTPLGDVNETNAIKKAFGDHASKLVVSSTKSMTGHLLGGAGGIESVFTVLSLHHQVVPPTINLVDPDPECDLDYCPNEAREMKIDVAVKNNFGFGGTNGTLVFRRA
- the acpP gene encoding acyl carrier protein, producing the protein MSDIEARVKKIIAEQLGVPESDVTNEKAFVADLGADSLDTVELVMALEDEFGIEIPDEEAEKITTVQLAIDYAVNHQKA
- the fabG gene encoding 3-oxoacyl-ACP reductase FabG, which translates into the protein MKSFNEQVALVTGASRGIGRGIASALAAQGVKVIGTATTESGAAAITEALAPHGGRGIALNVNDAAAVEAAIDALTKEFGGLHILVNNAGITRDTLAMRMKDEDWDAVLDTNLKAVFRTSRAVMRTMMKQRYGRIVNITSVVGASGNAGQANYAAAKAGVAGMTRALARELGSRGITVNCVAPGFIATDMTEVLPEAQKTALLSQIPLGRLGEVQEVADAVVFLASPAAGYITGSELHVNGGMYMN